Proteins co-encoded in one Prunus persica cultivar Lovell chromosome G6, Prunus_persica_NCBIv2, whole genome shotgun sequence genomic window:
- the LOC18775170 gene encoding probable serine/threonine-protein kinase PBL28 isoform X1, which produces MRLFWWQQLPLLLLIQLLEPSRTGYKIYAEALQTFKSRVGGPQLFNGQIGRCPCLRQWKIVNCHKDRRFSGICSVPRRANTVNLSPFSPRLVVAHSSIQLQKELHKPRNRRIAAIVDGDNGAPTLTPVQEARGNNPRKQKVAALIGGVAAALLVVIIVVLVYICLMRVKRFIRRTSETGSSAPSPSVEWERGNMSPYAVALSLYNTQNLRQLTILELEQATCNFNEINIIGQCRFGLVYKGLLQDGSIVAIKRRLHAPTQYFFHEVKRIAHVNHVHVLRLIGYCQDASQQLLVYEYLPNGNVGNHLYDAEGLPIGKLGIRQRLSIALGAAKGLAHLHNLVPPLLHMYFRTSNVLLDENFTAKVSDYGLTKLLVKGHHAGSSSTIDYFRDPELDLSKKFSEKSDVYSFGVFLLELISGREANGRIQLSSGDNLILQAKGCNDLGRFVDKTLGDNSMQAAKQMMELALMCIDASQQRLQMQIVVEELERIHRASEISHFHVKVDEEIGAVTLGSELFK; this is translated from the exons ATGCGCTTGTTCTGGTGGCAACAGCTGCCTCTGCTTTTACTGATCCAACTTTTGGAACCCAGCAGAACAGGCTACAAAATATATG CTGAAGCTCTACAAACTTTCAAGAGCAGAGTTGGAGGTCCTCAACTATTCAATGGTCAAATTGGAAGATGTCCATGTCTAAGACAATGGAAAATTGTCAACTGCCATAAGGACCG CAGGTTTTCTGGTATCTGTTCAGTTCCTCGGCGGGCTAACACAGTCAATTTGTCCCCATTTTCTCCAAGACTTGTTGTTGCAcactcttcaattcaattacaaAAAGAGCTCCATAAACCAAGAAACAGGAGGATAGCAGCCATAGTTGATGGGGATAATGGTGCTCCAACACTCACACCTGTGCAAGAAGCACGTGGTAACAatccaagaaaacaaaaagttgcAGCACTTATTGGTGGAGTTGCTGCAGCTCTGCTTGTGGTTATCATAGTGGTGCTTGTTTACATCTGTTTGATGCGAGTGAAAAGATTCATTAGACGAACATCTGAAACAGGGTCATCTGCACCATCACCTTCTG tTGAATGGGAAAGAGGGAATATGTCTCCCTACGCCgttgctctctctctgtataaTACACAGAACTTGAGACAACTCACCATATTGGAACTGGAACAAGCGACATGcaatttcaatgaaattaaTATCATAGGCCAATGTAGATTTGGTTTGGTCTACAAGGGATTGCTGCAAGATGGATCTATTGTGGCTATCAAGAGACGCCTACATGCCCCAACTCAGTACTTCTTTCATGAG GTGAAGCGCATAGCTCATGTCAACCACGTGCATGTTCTCAGGCTTATTGGTTATTGTCAAGATGCTAGTCAACAGTTACTTGTCTATGAATATCTTCCAAATGGGAATGTTGGAAATCATCTTTAtg ATGCTGAAGGTTTACCTATTGGAAAGTTGGGCATAAGACAAAGGTTATCGATTGCCTTGGGAGCAGCTAAAG GACTTGCGCATCTTCACAATTTGGTGCCTCCTCTCCTGCACATGTATTTCAGGACAAGCAATGTTCTACTGGATGAAAACTTTACTGCCAAGGTGTCCGATTATGGACTAACCAAATTGCTAGTTAAGGGTCATCATGCCGGATCATCTTCCACCATAGATTACTTTCGTGACCCGGA GTTAGACTTATcaaagaaattttcagagaaaAGTGATGTGTACAGTTTTGGGGTCTTCTTACTGGAATTGATCAGTGGACGTGAGGCAAATGGAAGAATCCAGTTAAGCTCAGGGGATAATTTAATACTGCAG GCGAAGGGTTGCAATGATTTGGGCAGATTTGTTGATAAAACATTAGGTGACAACTCAATGCAAGCTGCAAAGCAAATGATGGAGTTGGCATTGATGTGCATAGATGCTAGTCAGCAAAGGCTGCAAATGCAGATTGTCGTTGAAGAGCTAGAACGAATTCATCGAGCCAGCGAAATTAGCCACTTTCATGTAAAAGTTGATGAGGAGATAGGTGCTGTGACTCTTGGGAGTGAGCTTTTCAAATGA
- the LOC18775170 gene encoding probable serine/threonine-protein kinase PBL28 isoform X2 has translation MRLFWWQQLPLLLLIQLLEPSRTGYKIYAEALQTFKSRVGGPQLFNGQIGRCPCLRQWKIVNCHKDRFSGICSVPRRANTVNLSPFSPRLVVAHSSIQLQKELHKPRNRRIAAIVDGDNGAPTLTPVQEARGNNPRKQKVAALIGGVAAALLVVIIVVLVYICLMRVKRFIRRTSETGSSAPSPSVEWERGNMSPYAVALSLYNTQNLRQLTILELEQATCNFNEINIIGQCRFGLVYKGLLQDGSIVAIKRRLHAPTQYFFHEVKRIAHVNHVHVLRLIGYCQDASQQLLVYEYLPNGNVGNHLYDAEGLPIGKLGIRQRLSIALGAAKGLAHLHNLVPPLLHMYFRTSNVLLDENFTAKVSDYGLTKLLVKGHHAGSSSTIDYFRDPELDLSKKFSEKSDVYSFGVFLLELISGREANGRIQLSSGDNLILQAKGCNDLGRFVDKTLGDNSMQAAKQMMELALMCIDASQQRLQMQIVVEELERIHRASEISHFHVKVDEEIGAVTLGSELFK, from the exons ATGCGCTTGTTCTGGTGGCAACAGCTGCCTCTGCTTTTACTGATCCAACTTTTGGAACCCAGCAGAACAGGCTACAAAATATATG CTGAAGCTCTACAAACTTTCAAGAGCAGAGTTGGAGGTCCTCAACTATTCAATGGTCAAATTGGAAGATGTCCATGTCTAAGACAATGGAAAATTGTCAACTGCCATAAGGACCG GTTTTCTGGTATCTGTTCAGTTCCTCGGCGGGCTAACACAGTCAATTTGTCCCCATTTTCTCCAAGACTTGTTGTTGCAcactcttcaattcaattacaaAAAGAGCTCCATAAACCAAGAAACAGGAGGATAGCAGCCATAGTTGATGGGGATAATGGTGCTCCAACACTCACACCTGTGCAAGAAGCACGTGGTAACAatccaagaaaacaaaaagttgcAGCACTTATTGGTGGAGTTGCTGCAGCTCTGCTTGTGGTTATCATAGTGGTGCTTGTTTACATCTGTTTGATGCGAGTGAAAAGATTCATTAGACGAACATCTGAAACAGGGTCATCTGCACCATCACCTTCTG tTGAATGGGAAAGAGGGAATATGTCTCCCTACGCCgttgctctctctctgtataaTACACAGAACTTGAGACAACTCACCATATTGGAACTGGAACAAGCGACATGcaatttcaatgaaattaaTATCATAGGCCAATGTAGATTTGGTTTGGTCTACAAGGGATTGCTGCAAGATGGATCTATTGTGGCTATCAAGAGACGCCTACATGCCCCAACTCAGTACTTCTTTCATGAG GTGAAGCGCATAGCTCATGTCAACCACGTGCATGTTCTCAGGCTTATTGGTTATTGTCAAGATGCTAGTCAACAGTTACTTGTCTATGAATATCTTCCAAATGGGAATGTTGGAAATCATCTTTAtg ATGCTGAAGGTTTACCTATTGGAAAGTTGGGCATAAGACAAAGGTTATCGATTGCCTTGGGAGCAGCTAAAG GACTTGCGCATCTTCACAATTTGGTGCCTCCTCTCCTGCACATGTATTTCAGGACAAGCAATGTTCTACTGGATGAAAACTTTACTGCCAAGGTGTCCGATTATGGACTAACCAAATTGCTAGTTAAGGGTCATCATGCCGGATCATCTTCCACCATAGATTACTTTCGTGACCCGGA GTTAGACTTATcaaagaaattttcagagaaaAGTGATGTGTACAGTTTTGGGGTCTTCTTACTGGAATTGATCAGTGGACGTGAGGCAAATGGAAGAATCCAGTTAAGCTCAGGGGATAATTTAATACTGCAG GCGAAGGGTTGCAATGATTTGGGCAGATTTGTTGATAAAACATTAGGTGACAACTCAATGCAAGCTGCAAAGCAAATGATGGAGTTGGCATTGATGTGCATAGATGCTAGTCAGCAAAGGCTGCAAATGCAGATTGTCGTTGAAGAGCTAGAACGAATTCATCGAGCCAGCGAAATTAGCCACTTTCATGTAAAAGTTGATGAGGAGATAGGTGCTGTGACTCTTGGGAGTGAGCTTTTCAAATGA
- the LOC18772436 gene encoding uncharacterized protein LOC18772436, translating to MISILAQERLLGAALGSIFTGIVVFEQRRCIYNSISGTKSQSVTQSQIREPIFGSKSRAEFAHLWNKAVDQTFRPVIESLSSSGW from the exons ATGATTAGCATTCTTGCTCAG GAGCGTCTTCTCGGCGCTGCACTCGGAAGCATATTCACCGGAATCGTTGTGTTTGAGCAACGCAGATGCATCTACAACTCCATTTCTGGCACCAAATCTCAATCCGTCACCCAATCTCAG ATTAGAGAGCCAATATTTGGAAGCAAATCTCGTGCAGAGTTTGCGCATCTTTGGAACAAAGCTGTGGACCAGACATTTCGACCTGTGATTGAGTCTCTTAGTTCATCTGGATGGTAG
- the LOC18774417 gene encoding uncharacterized protein LOC18774417: MVSLSVIFFSSLTLLSIASDAEERAPHGLARENPMAFPPSAYKFFHPTNQNPIAKDPCKASNCSPLMPIAAQVQATKAHESKVSASQNGRTTLGVGGIAGFVFGLAFAAFVAMGVYYVLVSRREDMRKANTVKPDV; encoded by the coding sequence atggtttctctctctgtcatcttcttctcttctctgaCCCTTCTCTCCATTGCCAGTGATGCAGAAGAAAGAGCCCCCCATGGCTTAGCCAGAGAAAACCCAATGGCTTTTCCACCATCAGCCTATAAATTTTTTCATCCAACCAACCAAAACCCTATTGCCAAAGACCCATGTAAGGCATCCAATTGCTCACCATTAATGCCTATAGCAGCCCAAGTGCAAGCAACTAAAGCACATGAAAGCAAAGTTTCTGCATCCCAGAATGGAAGGACCACATTGGGAGTTGGTGGAATTGCTGGCTTTGTGTTTGGTTTAGCATTTGCAGCCTTTGTGGccatgggtgtttactatgtACTTGTCTCACGTAGAGAAGATATGAGGAAAGCCAATACTGTTAAACCTGATGTATGA
- the LOC18774692 gene encoding aquaporin PIP2-2 has product MAKDVEGAEHGEFAAKDYHDPPPTPFFDPEELTKWSFYRALIAEFVATLLFLYITVLTVIGYKSQSSGDQCGGVGILGIAWAFGGMIFVLVYCTAGISGGHINPAVTFGLFLARKVSLPRAVLYIVAQSLGAICGVGLVKAFQKTYYEEYGGGANELAAGYNKGTGLGAEIIGTFVLVYTVFSATDPKRNARDSHVPVLAPLPIGFAVFIVHLATIPITGTGINPARSFGAAVIYNKDKAWDDQWIFWLGPFIGAAIAALYHQYILRAGAIKALGSFRSNA; this is encoded by the exons ATGGCTAAAGATGTAGAGGGAGCTGAGCATGGTGAGTTTGCAGCCAAAGACTACCATGACCCTCCTCCAACCCCCTTCTTTGATCCTGAGGAGCTGACCAAATGGTCTTTCTACAGAGCTCTTATTGCTGAGTTCGTTGCCacccttctcttcctttacATCACCGTTTTGACCGTCATTGGCTACAAGTCCCAGAGCAGTGGAGACCAATGCGGCGGCGTTGGCATTCTGGGCATCGCCTGGGCCTTTGGTGGCATGATCTTTGTCCTTGTTTACTGCACCGCCGGTATTTCTG GTGGACACATAAACCCAGCTGTGACCTTTGGACTATTCTTGGCTCGCAAGGTTTCACTGCCGAGGGCAGTTTTGTACATCGTAGCCCAGTCTTTGGGTGCAATCTGCGGTGTTGGGTTGGTGAAGGCCTTCCAAAAGACATACTACGAGGAGTATGGCGGTGGAGCCAACGAGTTGGCTGCTGGGTACAACAAGGGCACTGGCTTGGGAGCTGAGATCATTGGTACCTTTGTTCTTGTCTACACTGTCTTCTCTGCCACTGACCCCAAGAGAAATGCCAGAGACTCCCATGTCCCT GTCTTGGCACCACTTCCCATTGGATTTGCTGTTTTCATTGTTCACCTGGCCACCATCCCAATCACTGGAACTGGTATCAACCCTGCTAGAAGTTTTGGAGCTGCTGTGATCTACAACAAGGACAAAGCTTGGGATGACCAA TGGATCTTCTGGCTTGGACCATTTATTGGAGCTGCCATTGCTGCCTTGTACCACCAATACATTCTGAGAGCAGGAGCCATTAAGGCTCTAGGGTCTTTCAGGAGCAATGCTTAG